The Meriones unguiculatus strain TT.TT164.6M chromosome 1, Bangor_MerUng_6.1, whole genome shotgun sequence genome has a segment encoding these proteins:
- the LOC110541253 gene encoding olfactory receptor 7G3-like → MKTGNISESTEFHLMGLSDNQELQPVLFGVFLSMYLITVLGNIFIILATVFDSNLHTPMYFFISNLSFIDICFTTTTIPKMLVNIQAQVNSISYIGCLTQICFVLAFAGLENGILVMMAYDRFVAICHPLRYTVIMNPKLCGVLVLLSFLISILDALLHTLMALRLSFCTKVEIPHFFCELAHILKLACSNIIINNILVYLVTSLLGVLPLSGIIFSYSRIISSVMKIPSASGKYKAFSICASHLVVVSLFYGTGFGVYLSSARTHSSRKNAIASVMYTVVTPMMNPFIYSLRNKDMELSLN, encoded by the exons ATGAAAACAGGAAATATTTCAGAATCTACAGAATTCCATCTCATGGGACTCTCAGATAACCAAGAACTACAGCCTGTTCTGTTTGGAGTTTTCTTATCCATGTATCTGATCACAGTGCTTGGGAACATTTTCATTATATTGGCAACAGTTTTTGACTCTAATCTCCACACCCCTATGTACTTTTTCATTTCCAATCTGTCTTTCATTGACATCTGtttcaccactaccaccatcccAAAGATGCTGGTAAACATACAGGCTCAAGTCAACTCCATCAGTTATATAGGCTGTCTCACCCAAATCTGCTTTGTTCTAGCTTTTGCTGGACTGGAAAATGGAATTCTGGTAATGATGGCCTATGACAGATTTGTGGCTATCTGTCATCCACTGAGGTACACTGTCATCATGAACCCAAAACTCTGTGGAGTACTGGTTCTGTTGTCCTTCTTGATTAGTATCTTAGATGCTCTGCTCCACACTTTGATGGCACTACGCCTGTCATTCTGCACAAAGGTGgaaattcctcactttttctgtGAACTGGCCCATATTCTCAAGCTTGCATGTTCTAATATTATCATCAACAATATCCTGGTGTATTTGGTGACAAGCCTGTTGGGTGTTCTTCCACTTTCTGGCATAATTTTCTCTTACAGTCGAATTATCTCCTCTGTCATGAAAATCCCATCAGCTTCTGGAAAATATAAAGCTTTCTCCATATGTGCATCACACTTAGTAGTGGTTTCCTTGTTCTATGGGACAGGTTTTGGTGTGTATCTGAGCTCTGCTCGCACTCATAGCTCTAGGAAGAATGCAATAGCCTCGGTGATGTACACAGTGGTCACTCCCATGATGAATCCTTTTATATACAGCTTGAGGAATAAGGACATG gaactgtctctgaactga